A genomic region of Alistipes megaguti contains the following coding sequences:
- a CDS encoding TonB-dependent receptor: MKTLFCIGLFVLFSMPATVEAAESGARSGRIAAASAEQDELIVRGKVMDVSGKPIAGVSVVVSGTTTGTVTDANGYYEIEVPSLDSKLDFSFLGYKPQQQAVPRRLALEVVLEEDTVEMEAAVVVGMGHQRKASVIGAISSVVKDELMIPNRNLTNSLAGKIAGAVVVQRSGEPGMDNAEFWIRGLSSLNATAPLILVDGVERDMSNLAIEEIESISVLKDASATAVYGVRAANGVVLVTTRKGQAAQTPQIDVKMEAGVSRMGQLPQFIDGPNYMRMYNEALGSEFYTPQQIAATANGSDPYLYPNVNWMDQIFTKNSSNASASISIRGGGERARYYVTAAYIRDNGNLYTNPDTDYSTNIHVSRYNFRSNIDMNLTKSTVLTLELGANMTDAHQPATVASSTEYSSKVSSLFTHVYNMNPTSMPVRVPIGYDESGEVEWGWGTSSTGGTNPAERLFGSGYNKTYNTQILSQVILKQDLSMLTPGLSANVSFSYDYYTQSIQARTKTSSTYMVLGVNDDTGLYDLSVREGQEFLSYGHSTTGNRADELKAQINYDRNFNDRHRVGAMAMYYQRNYVDLSAGSAIFSLPYRKQGLAFRATYSFDDRYFAEFNAGYNGSENFEKGHRFGFFPAGALGWLVSNESFWEPIRPYVNHLKFRGSVGLVGSDALAGGNRFAYLSTWGSGIIASDGTLYAHSFGPNAISPGVTGEDKEGITDLTWEKGLKRDVGMEIKLFNSMFSFDFDYFWENRWDILIQRQTISAIAGLNVTPLANMGRVKNHGFELTGEFNHHVGPVDFRLYGNFSFARNRIIEKDEPQTDPWRMETGRPIGQCFGLIALGYFKDEEDIASSPEQSYGTVRPGDVKYLDYNNDGKVDEHDRVAIGYSNIPEVNYGFGAQFRWKGLDLGLFFRGQARVTYYLGGLYFPFREGIGLNNLFANQVDHWSVDNPNPNARYPRLSAASSTNNQVQSTRTIYDGSFIRLSDMEVGYTLRTPWLKSWGCQALRIYFVGSNLWTHSKWDMWDPETGSQDGSQYPLSRKYNIGLRLTF, translated from the coding sequence ATGAAGACGCTGTTCTGCATCGGACTGTTCGTTCTGTTTTCGATGCCCGCCACGGTCGAGGCCGCGGAGTCGGGTGCACGGAGCGGGCGGATTGCGGCGGCGTCCGCCGAACAGGACGAGCTGATCGTCCGCGGTAAGGTGATGGACGTTTCGGGAAAACCCATCGCCGGTGTGAGTGTCGTCGTATCGGGAACGACGACCGGTACGGTAACCGATGCCAACGGTTACTATGAGATCGAGGTGCCCTCGCTGGACTCGAAGCTCGACTTCTCGTTTTTGGGCTACAAGCCCCAGCAACAGGCCGTACCCCGGCGTCTGGCCCTGGAGGTGGTTCTCGAGGAGGACACCGTTGAGATGGAGGCGGCCGTGGTGGTCGGCATGGGCCATCAGCGCAAGGCATCCGTCATCGGAGCCATCTCGTCGGTAGTCAAGGACGAGCTGATGATTCCCAACCGCAACCTGACGAACTCGCTGGCCGGCAAGATTGCGGGCGCGGTGGTTGTCCAGCGCAGCGGCGAGCCGGGCATGGACAATGCCGAGTTCTGGATTCGCGGACTCTCCTCGCTGAATGCCACGGCGCCGCTGATTCTGGTCGACGGTGTGGAGCGTGACATGAGCAATCTGGCCATCGAGGAGATCGAGTCGATCTCCGTCTTGAAGGATGCATCGGCCACGGCGGTCTACGGTGTGCGTGCGGCCAACGGCGTGGTGCTGGTCACCACGCGCAAGGGTCAGGCGGCGCAGACGCCTCAGATCGACGTCAAGATGGAGGCCGGTGTTTCGCGCATGGGCCAGCTGCCGCAGTTCATCGACGGTCCGAACTACATGCGCATGTACAACGAGGCGTTGGGCTCCGAGTTCTACACGCCCCAGCAGATTGCCGCCACGGCAAACGGATCCGATCCCTATCTCTACCCGAATGTGAACTGGATGGACCAGATCTTCACCAAGAATTCGAGCAACGCCTCGGCCTCGATCAGCATCCGGGGCGGCGGTGAGCGTGCGCGCTACTACGTGACGGCGGCCTACATCCGCGACAACGGCAACCTCTACACCAATCCCGATACGGATTACAGCACGAACATCCACGTGTCGCGCTACAATTTCCGTTCGAACATCGACATGAACCTGACCAAGAGCACGGTTCTGACGCTGGAGCTCGGTGCGAACATGACCGATGCCCACCAGCCGGCGACGGTTGCTTCGTCGACGGAATATTCGTCGAAGGTGAGTTCGCTGTTCACGCACGTCTACAACATGAACCCGACGTCGATGCCCGTACGGGTGCCGATCGGCTACGACGAGTCCGGCGAAGTGGAGTGGGGCTGGGGAACCTCCTCGACCGGCGGCACGAACCCGGCCGAGCGACTCTTCGGTTCGGGATACAACAAGACCTACAATACGCAGATTCTCTCGCAGGTGATCCTCAAGCAGGATCTGAGCATGCTGACGCCGGGACTGAGTGCGAACGTCTCCTTCTCGTACGACTACTACACGCAGTCGATCCAGGCGCGGACCAAGACCTCGTCGACCTATATGGTTCTTGGGGTCAATGACGATACGGGTCTCTACGATCTTTCGGTGCGTGAAGGTCAGGAGTTCCTCTCCTACGGACACTCCACGACGGGCAACCGGGCCGATGAGCTGAAGGCTCAGATCAACTACGACCGCAACTTCAACGATCGGCACCGTGTGGGTGCGATGGCCATGTACTACCAGCGCAACTACGTGGACCTGAGTGCCGGCTCGGCGATCTTCTCGCTTCCCTACCGCAAGCAGGGTCTGGCCTTCCGTGCGACCTATTCGTTCGACGACCGTTACTTTGCCGAGTTCAACGCCGGCTACAACGGTTCGGAGAACTTCGAGAAGGGACACCGGTTCGGCTTCTTCCCGGCCGGCGCCCTGGGCTGGCTGGTCTCCAACGAGTCGTTCTGGGAGCCGATCCGGCCGTATGTGAACCACCTCAAGTTCCGCGGATCGGTGGGTCTGGTAGGTTCCGACGCACTGGCCGGAGGCAACCGTTTCGCCTATCTTTCGACGTGGGGATCGGGTATCATAGCCTCGGACGGTACGCTCTATGCCCACAGCTTCGGCCCGAATGCCATTAGCCCGGGCGTAACCGGTGAGGACAAGGAGGGTATCACGGATCTGACCTGGGAGAAGGGTCTCAAGCGGGACGTGGGTATGGAGATCAAGCTCTTCAATTCGATGTTCTCGTTCGACTTCGACTATTTCTGGGAGAACCGCTGGGATATTCTCATCCAGCGACAGACGATTTCGGCGATTGCCGGACTCAACGTCACGCCGCTGGCCAACATGGGCCGTGTGAAGAACCACGGCTTCGAGCTGACGGGTGAATTCAACCACCATGTCGGGCCGGTCGACTTCCGCCTGTACGGCAACTTCTCGTTCGCCCGCAACCGGATCATCGAGAAGGATGAGCCTCAGACGGATCCCTGGCGCATGGAGACGGGACGTCCGATCGGACAGTGCTTCGGTCTGATTGCGCTGGGCTATTTCAAGGACGAGGAGGATATCGCGTCAAGTCCCGAGCAGTCCTACGGAACGGTTCGTCCGGGCGACGTCAAGTATCTGGACTACAACAACGACGGTAAGGTGGACGAACACGACCGCGTGGCCATCGGTTACTCGAACATCCCGGAGGTGAACTACGGTTTCGGAGCACAGTTCCGCTGGAAGGGGCTGGATCTGGGACTCTTCTTCCGCGGCCAGGCACGCGTGACCTACTATCTGGGCGGTCTGTACTTCCCGTTCCGCGAGGGTATCGGACTCAACAACCTCTTTGCCAACCAGGTCGACCACTGGAGTGTGGATAATCCGAATCCCAATGCACGCTATCCGCGTCTTTCGGCGGCCAGCTCGACCAACAACCAGGTTCAATCGACCCGGACGATCTACGACGGCAGCTTCATCCGTCTTTCGGACATGGAGGTCGGCTATACGCTGCGCACTCCGTGGCTGAAGTCGTGGGGATGTCAGGCGCTTCGGATCTACTTCGTGGGCAGCAACCTCTGGACCCACTCCAAGTGGGACATGTGGGATCCCGAGACGGGTTCGCAGGACGGAAGCCAGTATCCGCTTTCCCGCAAGTACAACATTGGTCTGAGACTCACCTTTTAA
- a CDS encoding RagB/SusD family nutrient uptake outer membrane protein translates to MKRYIIMLAMAAALVGCDYLDKMPDDQKTDEMVWTNRTEVLKYLTNCYSALRQACRSEQDPWIGIVDDIEISSANLRPYGMARGDWSPTSLGYPDRWSLNYKAIRATFVFEQNIDRCKELSEDLKTRYVGESIFLRGYYYFDLLRLYGPVVLLRSLPSNSADFANMPRTPFDECISYVVECMDRAEAMLPTFWPADSEECGHATKVACRAVKAQALLLAASEQWNGNPDYADFRNHDGTPLASTTYDPNKWKLAADAARDVIDLAEENPDHIGLYTADNVSLESSDYNPFKSFYDLFNVGWNKEVLFGSIFNVGGHCGRGTWMQYCTPVNKNGFSQLIIGVTLNLADAFYMEDGTEYVPDEAKELTLATENGPHFNPNNYDLENDPTGANRTALLKDYKNRVAWGHSAGDGYMFANREARFYATINYNHRIQLVYSTDKAVRDNFNSPGQQDGFGRVEMYYGGISNTGETDSYSRTGMCPQKFIVPNESINDFSPTGRYVTMYVRYGEILLDYIEALNEVNPSDPEIRKYWDLLRKRAGLPSIYTTISGLEGNKELQRKYIIRERQVELAIEGDRYFTLCRRKLASSVLKDATIWGLNVRGGDPATNSFAYTDFYKRTGLNDGNPADRRIWKDCYSLFPIMQTELDKSPGLVQNPKW, encoded by the coding sequence ATGAAGAGATATATCATTATGCTTGCGATGGCGGCGGCGCTTGTCGGATGTGACTATCTGGACAAGATGCCCGACGACCAGAAAACCGACGAGATGGTCTGGACCAACCGGACCGAAGTCCTCAAATATCTTACGAACTGCTATTCGGCCCTTCGTCAGGCGTGCCGTTCCGAGCAGGATCCCTGGATCGGCATCGTCGACGATATCGAGATCTCCTCGGCCAATCTGCGCCCCTACGGCATGGCCCGCGGAGACTGGAGCCCCACATCGCTCGGTTATCCGGACCGCTGGTCGCTCAACTATAAGGCTATCCGTGCGACCTTTGTCTTCGAGCAGAACATCGATCGGTGCAAGGAGCTGTCCGAGGATCTGAAAACGCGCTACGTGGGCGAGTCGATCTTCCTGCGCGGCTACTACTATTTCGACCTGCTGCGGCTGTACGGGCCGGTGGTACTGTTGCGTAGCCTGCCGTCGAACTCGGCGGACTTTGCCAACATGCCGCGAACGCCCTTCGACGAGTGCATCTCCTACGTGGTGGAGTGCATGGACCGTGCCGAGGCGATGCTTCCGACCTTCTGGCCGGCCGACTCCGAGGAGTGCGGTCATGCCACCAAGGTGGCCTGCCGGGCCGTCAAGGCGCAGGCGCTGTTGCTGGCCGCCTCGGAGCAGTGGAACGGCAACCCCGACTATGCCGATTTCCGCAACCACGACGGCACGCCGCTGGCCAGTACGACCTACGATCCGAACAAGTGGAAGCTGGCAGCCGATGCGGCCCGCGACGTGATCGACCTGGCCGAGGAGAATCCCGACCACATCGGACTCTATACGGCCGACAACGTTTCGCTCGAATCCTCGGACTACAACCCCTTCAAGTCGTTCTACGATCTGTTCAACGTGGGTTGGAACAAGGAGGTTCTCTTCGGGTCGATCTTCAACGTGGGAGGACACTGCGGCCGCGGTACGTGGATGCAGTACTGCACGCCGGTCAACAAGAACGGTTTCTCGCAGCTGATCATCGGCGTGACGCTCAATCTGGCGGATGCCTTCTACATGGAGGATGGAACGGAGTATGTTCCGGACGAAGCCAAGGAGTTGACCTTGGCGACGGAGAACGGTCCCCATTTCAATCCGAACAACTACGATCTGGAGAATGATCCCACGGGAGCCAACCGCACGGCGCTGCTCAAGGACTACAAGAACCGTGTTGCATGGGGCCATTCGGCCGGCGACGGCTACATGTTTGCCAACCGCGAGGCGCGATTCTACGCCACGATCAACTACAACCACCGCATCCAGCTGGTCTACTCGACCGACAAGGCGGTCCGCGACAACTTCAACTCGCCGGGCCAGCAGGACGGTTTCGGACGGGTCGAGATGTACTACGGCGGCATCTCGAACACCGGCGAGACGGACTCTTATTCGCGCACGGGCATGTGTCCGCAGAAGTTCATCGTGCCGAACGAGAGCATCAACGATTTCAGCCCGACGGGTCGTTACGTGACGATGTACGTCCGCTACGGAGAGATCCTGCTCGATTATATCGAGGCGCTCAACGAGGTCAATCCGAGCGATCCGGAGATCCGCAAGTACTGGGATCTGCTGCGCAAGCGGGCCGGACTGCCGAGCATCTATACGACGATCTCGGGGCTTGAGGGCAACAAGGAGCTTCAGCGCAAGTATATCATTCGCGAGCGTCAGGTCGAGCTGGCCATCGAGGGCGACCGTTATTTCACGCTGTGCCGCCGCAAGCTGGCAAGTTCGGTGCTCAAGGATGCGACCATCTGGGGTCTGAATGTCCGGGGCGGCGATCCGGCAACGAACAGCTTTGCCTACACGGATTTCTACAAGCGTACGGGGTTGAACGACGGTAATCCGGCCGACCGCCGTATCTGGAAGGATTGCTACTCGTTGTTCCCGATCATGCAGACGGAGCTGGACAAGAGTCCCGGTCTGGTTCAGAATCCCAAGTGGTAG
- a CDS encoding alpha-N-acetylglucosaminidase, whose product MKAGSRLAQRVFRRAAVVLLAVLGTMFAGIDTCRGGTPKSEYTPREQARAAEALVGRITGSHASDFRVVITSGQRNGRDWFAYYTDADRRIVLEGNTGVSVASALHDYLKRYCDYHLSWCGRHTQLPARLPRPESREEKSSPYTYRYYLNYCTFNYSISWWDETRWQQEIDFMALNGINLPLALTGQNTVWQKVYRRLGFTDRELEWFFSGPAFFNWFWMGNLDGWGGPLPQRFIDRHEALQRFILAGERSLGMMPVLPAFTGHVPPDFEKHFPGVKVSKTEWLDYPAVTLLNPSEEMFGRIARLFLEEQIATYGTNHLYTADTFNENLPPDSDSTYLARMSAAVYEGMRSVDPQAVWLMQAWLFYHQADFWTPERIEALLGAVPDDRMLLLDLFADYSPVWQRAESFHGKSWIWCMLQNFGQRQCLSGTSDTVAGEPARLLHDPEAGNLKGIGLTMEGINQNPFIFALMLENVWRDTPVDRLSFLDGYLHNRYGLRDASSATVADVSEAWRSLLHSVYSNHTNPDGGKQSVLTQRPVFEADRAKLSCPRNFFVRDSLLRAWDLLIGRAEELAPSDGFRYDLVDVTRQSLVELLDSLHFETQRAWHAADTAAFDRGTERVLTLILDLDTLLSTRREFLLGPWVESARALGTNAVEKALYEWNAKTQITLWGKPGSPLNDYASKQWAGLVRDFYRHRFALFYEAEREALASGRGFDSEAFKRACLDFEKRWTDGSDRYAVDPAGDEVAVCRRLHERYRPLFE is encoded by the coding sequence ATGAAGGCAGGCAGTCGTCTCGCACAGCGGGTGTTCCGCCGGGCGGCAGTGGTGCTGCTGGCTGTTCTGGGCACGATGTTCGCGGGGATTGACACCTGTCGGGGCGGGACGCCGAAGTCCGAATATACGCCCCGCGAGCAGGCCAGGGCCGCCGAGGCGCTGGTCGGTCGGATTACGGGGTCACATGCCTCCGATTTCCGGGTGGTCATCACTTCAGGGCAGCGCAACGGCCGGGACTGGTTTGCCTACTATACGGATGCCGACCGCCGGATCGTCCTCGAGGGCAATACGGGGGTGAGCGTGGCCAGTGCGCTGCACGACTATCTGAAGCGCTACTGCGATTACCATCTGAGCTGGTGCGGGCGTCACACGCAGCTTCCGGCGCGATTGCCGCGCCCGGAGTCGCGCGAGGAGAAGAGTTCGCCCTACACCTACCGTTACTATCTGAACTATTGTACGTTCAACTACTCGATCAGCTGGTGGGACGAGACCCGCTGGCAGCAGGAGATTGACTTCATGGCGCTCAACGGCATCAACCTGCCGCTGGCCCTGACGGGACAGAATACGGTCTGGCAGAAGGTCTACCGTCGTCTGGGCTTCACGGACCGGGAGCTGGAGTGGTTTTTCAGCGGTCCGGCCTTCTTCAACTGGTTCTGGATGGGGAATCTCGACGGCTGGGGCGGGCCGCTTCCGCAGCGGTTCATCGACCGGCACGAGGCGCTTCAGCGCTTCATCCTGGCCGGCGAGCGTTCGCTGGGCATGATGCCGGTGCTTCCGGCCTTTACGGGGCACGTTCCGCCCGATTTCGAGAAGCACTTTCCCGGCGTGAAGGTGAGCAAGACCGAGTGGCTCGACTATCCGGCCGTCACGCTGCTGAATCCTTCGGAGGAGATGTTCGGGCGCATCGCCCGGCTGTTTCTCGAGGAGCAGATCGCCACGTACGGCACCAACCATCTCTATACGGCCGACACGTTCAACGAGAATCTGCCGCCGGACTCCGATTCGACCTATCTGGCCCGCATGTCCGCAGCCGTCTATGAGGGGATGCGGTCGGTCGATCCGCAGGCGGTGTGGCTCATGCAGGCGTGGCTGTTCTACCACCAGGCCGATTTCTGGACTCCGGAGCGGATCGAGGCGCTGCTCGGGGCCGTTCCCGACGACCGCATGCTGCTGCTCGATCTCTTTGCCGACTACAGCCCCGTCTGGCAGCGTGCCGAGTCCTTCCACGGCAAGAGCTGGATCTGGTGCATGCTTCAGAATTTCGGACAGCGGCAATGTCTGAGCGGCACCTCCGATACGGTTGCCGGCGAACCCGCCCGGCTGCTGCACGATCCCGAGGCGGGAAACCTGAAGGGAATCGGGCTTACGATGGAGGGAATCAACCAGAATCCGTTTATCTTTGCACTGATGCTGGAGAATGTCTGGCGGGATACGCCCGTCGACCGCCTCTCGTTTCTCGATGGGTATCTGCACAACCGCTACGGTTTGCGGGATGCTTCCTCGGCGACGGTGGCCGACGTGTCGGAGGCCTGGCGGAGCCTGCTCCATTCGGTCTATTCCAACCACACGAATCCCGACGGCGGGAAGCAGTCGGTGCTGACGCAGCGTCCGGTCTTCGAGGCCGACCGTGCGAAATTGAGCTGTCCGCGGAACTTCTTTGTCCGGGATTCGTTGCTGCGGGCGTGGGATCTGCTGATCGGCCGTGCGGAGGAGCTGGCGCCGAGCGACGGCTTCCGCTACGATCTGGTGGATGTGACCCGGCAGTCGCTGGTCGAGCTGCTCGACAGCCTGCATTTCGAGACGCAGCGGGCCTGGCACGCCGCGGATACGGCGGCCTTCGACCGCGGGACGGAGCGGGTGCTGACGCTGATTCTCGACCTGGACACGCTGCTCTCGACGCGTCGGGAGTTCCTGCTCGGACCGTGGGTTGAGTCGGCCCGCGCCCTGGGAACCAATGCGGTGGAGAAGGCCCTCTACGAGTGGAATGCGAAGACGCAGATCACCTTGTGGGGCAAGCCCGGGAGTCCGTTGAATGACTATGCGAGCAAGCAGTGGGCCGGTCTGGTGCGGGATTTCTACCGCCATCGGTTCGCCCTCTTCTACGAGGCCGAGCGGGAGGCGCTGGCTTCGGGCCGTGGGTTCGACAGCGAAGCCTTCAAGAGGGCCTGTCTGGATTTCGAGAAGCGCTGGACCGATGGTTCGGACCGGTATGCGGTCGATCCCGCCGGGGATGAGGTGGCCGTGTGCCGCCGGCTTCATGAACGCTACCGTCCCCTGTTCGAATGA
- a CDS encoding DUF4855 domain-containing protein, with translation MSYLGRTLTAMTIVLLGACSNGYEIPKQLPGSGSSSDEKLDYYGDEAQRVSIPKYYDMVLAYGGSPHRKASSTWDTDRIKDYLLYEDQEGGKHLLFDAFLFLEFMYSGQYNGVVATERAFADGYGLNSAHKEDWQALIDYYFEKTGLNTEIAPLDALEQAYAEVSDELGLKDRKLGVVIFIPEPIITEGPNSQLSVYWGNLDGEAMNFHETEDRIKAVKWYVDSIRERFYAKNYRHIELGGFYWVAETASTSSEILKPVGDYLSSLKYSFNWIPYFGAEGYYRWAEFGFNTAYLQPNYFFNLNTPVSQLDDACQLARKYNMNLEMEFDDTLLNDPVKADRLRSYMKYFKEYGAWETQNMAYYVGDDAVRSMKYSTNDNVHSLYYEFCDWLITRPVRKF, from the coding sequence ATGAGTTATTTGGGAAGAACGCTCACGGCCATGACGATTGTTCTGCTGGGGGCATGCAGCAACGGATACGAGATTCCGAAACAGCTGCCCGGCAGCGGATCGTCGTCGGACGAGAAGCTCGACTATTACGGAGACGAGGCACAGCGGGTCTCGATCCCGAAGTATTACGACATGGTGCTGGCCTACGGCGGGTCTCCTCACCGGAAGGCTTCGAGCACGTGGGATACCGATCGCATCAAGGACTATCTGCTCTACGAGGATCAGGAGGGCGGTAAGCATCTGCTTTTCGATGCCTTCCTGTTCCTGGAGTTCATGTATTCGGGGCAGTACAACGGGGTGGTGGCCACCGAAAGGGCCTTTGCCGACGGGTACGGCCTCAATTCGGCCCACAAGGAGGATTGGCAGGCGCTGATCGACTACTATTTCGAGAAGACGGGGCTCAATACGGAGATAGCGCCGCTGGATGCCCTGGAGCAGGCCTATGCCGAGGTGTCGGATGAACTGGGTCTGAAAGACCGGAAGCTGGGCGTTGTCATCTTCATCCCCGAGCCGATCATCACCGAAGGCCCCAATTCGCAGCTGAGCGTCTATTGGGGGAACCTCGACGGCGAGGCGATGAATTTCCACGAGACCGAGGACCGTATCAAGGCGGTCAAGTGGTATGTGGATTCGATTCGCGAGCGCTTCTACGCCAAGAACTACCGGCACATCGAACTGGGCGGGTTCTACTGGGTGGCCGAGACGGCTTCGACCTCGTCCGAGATCCTCAAACCCGTCGGCGATTACCTGAGCAGCCTCAAGTACAGCTTCAACTGGATTCCCTATTTCGGTGCGGAGGGGTACTACCGCTGGGCCGAATTCGGGTTCAACACGGCCTATCTCCAGCCCAATTATTTCTTCAACCTGAACACGCCGGTTTCGCAGCTTGACGATGCCTGCCAGCTGGCGCGCAAGTACAACATGAATCTGGAGATGGAGTTCGACGACACGCTGCTCAACGATCCGGTCAAGGCCGACCGTCTGCGCAGCTACATGAAGTATTTCAAGGAGTACGGCGCTTGGGAGACGCAGAACATGGCCTATTATGTGGGCGACGATGCCGTGCGGAGCATGAAATACTCCACCAACGACAATGTGCACTCGCTCTACTACGAGTTCTGCGACTGGCTGATCACGCGGCCTGTCCGCAAATTCTGA
- a CDS encoding TetR/AcrR family transcriptional regulator produces MDQKDRIVAQAMQMFVSEGIKSVRMDDIARQLGVSKRTLYELFGDKESLLYLAMEHWFECKRLERERAGAGAGNVLEAMFRVLDCVLNDSESIHRVLNSLRKFYPAVYDRLMSEGAAKSRRDLRQMLERGIADGLFVAAINIELAISVLYYTASAVTDRKDLLLPDGMSEREAYLQVVSTFFRGISTPEGLRLVDDYRKRYVSPACGVPKS; encoded by the coding sequence ATGGATCAGAAGGATCGTATCGTCGCTCAGGCGATGCAGATGTTTGTGTCGGAGGGAATCAAATCCGTCCGCATGGACGATATCGCCCGTCAGCTGGGCGTCTCGAAACGTACGCTCTACGAGCTCTTCGGCGACAAGGAGAGCCTGCTCTATCTGGCCATGGAACACTGGTTCGAATGCAAACGCCTCGAACGGGAACGGGCCGGAGCCGGTGCGGGCAATGTCCTCGAGGCGATGTTCCGGGTGCTGGACTGCGTGCTGAACGACTCGGAGTCCATCCATCGCGTGCTGAACAGCCTGCGGAAGTTCTATCCGGCGGTGTACGATCGGCTGATGAGCGAAGGCGCGGCCAAGAGCCGTCGCGACTTGCGACAGATGCTCGAACGGGGCATTGCCGATGGTCTGTTTGTCGCTGCGATCAATATCGAGCTGGCCATTTCGGTCCTCTACTATACGGCCTCGGCGGTCACCGACCGCAAGGATCTGCTGCTGCCCGACGGCATGAGCGAACGCGAGGCCTACCTGCAGGTCGTCAGCACCTTTTTCCGGGGGATATCGACCCCCGAGGGACTGCGGCTGGTCGACGACTACCGCAAACGCTATGTTTCGCCGGCCTGCGGAGTGCCGAAATCCTAG
- a CDS encoding TolC family protein, translating into MKKMLYTLAVGMLALLAGVSDAAGQMRLTLEQALELALSENPTVKVADMEVARYDYVRRQTWGSLLPQLTASGNYTRSIVKSEMRGGLSFGADNTFALQGDLTLPLFAPSVYRTLKMNDAQRAAAVEAARSSRIDLVAEVRKAFYNILLAEQSLAVLRESEATVQRTVDDTQVQYDHGLMSEYDLLTAQVQLSNLRPTILQTENSIKLAKLMLKMYLSIPEQVEIEVEGSLDALRGEVLAGTDGLTADVSRNSSLRMLELQEELLRRSLRAANAGRLPTLAAFGTASWTGNDMEPFMGFGSGDDSRYFWTHPISVGVQLSVPVFAGLTRMNRSRELKNQIAQTSLQRTYARQQLDVQVRSALNDLLTARETMFAQELTVEQARKAYRISDTRYRAGAGTILELNSAQLSQTQAQLNYSQAIYDYLSAKAEYDRIVGREQ; encoded by the coding sequence ATGAAAAAAATGCTGTATACGCTCGCCGTGGGGATGCTTGCTCTCCTTGCGGGCGTTTCTGATGCGGCGGGGCAGATGCGCCTGACGCTGGAGCAGGCGCTCGAACTGGCCCTGAGTGAGAACCCGACCGTGAAGGTGGCCGACATGGAGGTCGCGCGCTACGACTACGTGCGGCGCCAGACGTGGGGATCGCTGCTGCCGCAGCTCACGGCTTCGGGCAACTATACGCGTTCGATCGTCAAGTCGGAGATGCGGGGCGGGTTGTCGTTCGGCGCCGACAACACCTTTGCGCTGCAGGGCGACCTGACGCTGCCGCTCTTTGCGCCGTCGGTCTACCGGACGCTGAAGATGAACGACGCACAGCGTGCGGCGGCGGTCGAGGCGGCGCGTTCGTCGCGCATCGACCTGGTGGCCGAGGTGCGCAAGGCCTTCTACAACATCCTGCTGGCCGAACAGTCGCTGGCGGTGCTGCGCGAATCGGAGGCCACGGTGCAGCGCACGGTCGACGACACGCAGGTGCAGTACGACCACGGCCTGATGTCGGAGTATGACCTGCTGACGGCCCAGGTGCAGTTGAGCAACCTGCGGCCGACGATCCTCCAGACCGAGAATTCGATCAAGCTGGCCAAGCTGATGCTGAAGATGTACCTGTCGATCCCCGAGCAGGTGGAGATCGAGGTCGAGGGGTCGCTCGACGCGCTGCGCGGCGAGGTGCTGGCCGGGACCGACGGTCTGACGGCCGACGTGTCGCGCAACAGCAGCCTGCGCATGCTCGAACTGCAGGAGGAGTTGTTGAGGCGGTCGCTGCGGGCGGCCAACGCCGGACGTCTGCCGACGCTGGCGGCCTTCGGCACGGCCTCCTGGACGGGCAACGACATGGAGCCCTTCATGGGTTTCGGCAGCGGGGACGATTCGCGTTATTTCTGGACCCATCCGATCTCGGTGGGGGTGCAGCTGTCGGTGCCGGTCTTTGCGGGTCTGACGCGCATGAACCGGTCGCGGGAGCTGAAGAACCAGATTGCGCAGACCTCCCTGCAGCGCACCTATGCGCGGCAGCAGCTGGACGTGCAGGTGCGCTCGGCGCTGAACGACCTGCTGACGGCGCGCGAGACGATGTTCGCGCAGGAGCTGACCGTCGAACAGGCGCGCAAGGCCTACCGGATCTCCGACACGCGCTACCGGGCCGGAGCGGGGACGATCCTCGAACTGAACAGCGCCCAGCTGTCGCAGACCCAGGCGCAGCTGAACTATTCGCAGGCGATCTACGACTACCTTTCGGCCAAGGCCGAGTACGACCGGATCGTGGGGCGGGAACAGTGA